Genomic DNA from Candidatus Methylomirabilota bacterium:
TGCTTCCGCGCTCATCGCGTCGGGCGGCTCCATCGCGATCATCATCCCGCCCTCGATCGCCTTCATCGTCTACGGCGTGATCACCAACACCTCGATCCCGGCCCTGTTCGCCGCCGGCGTGTTCCCCGGCCTGGTGGTGGGCGCCTGCCTGGCGCTTCCCGCCTACCTGTACGCCCGGCGCCACGGCTGGCGGGGCGAGCGCTGGGGGACGCCGGCCGAGATCTGGCGGGCGTTCCGCGACTCGATCTGGGGACTCCTCGCCCCGCTGATCATCCTGGGCGGCATCTACGGGGGCGTCTTCACGCCGACCGAAGCGGCCATCGTGGCCGTCTTCTATGGCCTCCTGGTGGGCGGGCTCGTGTACCGCACGCTGACCTGGGCCGGGCTCGGGTCGATCATCCGCGAAGCGGTGGTGGCGTCGGCCGTGGTGATGCTCATCGTCGGCTTCGCCGGGCTCTATTCCTGGGCCGGGTCGACCCTGGGCCTTCTCGACCGCATCACCGCCGCCATCCTGTCCGTCTCCCAGGACCCGCGGGTCGTGATCTGGCTGATCAACCTGCTCGTCTTCCTGGCCGGCTACCTCCTCGACGGCATCTCGATCTTCTACATCTTCACGCCGATCTTCATGCCGCTGGTGGCCCGCTTCGGCTGGGACCCGGTCTGGTTCGGCGTCGTGCTCACGGTGAACATCGCCATCGGCCAGGTGACGCCGCCGGTGGCCGTGAACCTCTACGTGGCCGCGAACGTGGGCCGGCTCTCCTTCGGGGAGATCTCGCGCGCGGTCTGGCCGTTCGTCGGCGCCATGCTGCTGGCCCTCGGCATCGTGACGCTCTGGCCGGAGCTCTCGCTCTGGCTGCCCCGGGCGTTCAGGCTCGGCTGAGGCCTCTCGGGAGGGGGTGTCGGAACACCCCCTCCGAGGCCTCCCCCGAAGAATCGTTGCGGCGGCAAAGGCCGCCGCTCGGAGTGGGCTACGCAGTGGTCGGCGGTGGTGTATCGGGCCCGAGGTCTTTTCACCCAACGCCGAGATCGCGCGGCGTCCCTTGACAGGCCGCGCGGCTCCGGCTAACGTCCCCACCGATCGCTCACGCTCGAACCACGGGGAGGACCTCATGCGACACGCGC
This window encodes:
- a CDS encoding TRAP transporter large permease — translated: MEVAGLWFFGLFALLLALGLPVAIGLGVASIAVIWLFDLGMAGISPTFYSNLAKFQLLAIPFFILAGLILERCGISRRLVDLVSLLVGPVHGGLALVAVVCCVFFAGISGSGPADTAALGTVLIPAMVARGYARPFASALIASGGSIAIIIPPSIAFIVYGVITNTSIPALFAAGVFPGLVVGACLALPAYLYARRHGWRGERWGTPAEIWRAFRDSIWGLLAPLIILGGIYGGVFTPTEAAIVAVFYGLLVGGLVYRTLTWAGLGSIIREAVVASAVVMLIVGFAGLYSWAGSTLGLLDRITAAILSVSQDPRVVIWLINLLVFLAGYLLDGISIFYIFTPIFMPLVARFGWDPVWFGVVLTVNIAIGQVTPPVAVNLYVAANVGRLSFGEISRAVWPFVGAMLLALGIVTLWPELSLWLPRAFRLG